GCTGAAAATGATAAAAATTCTTGTAGGTATCTTCTGAGTTTTGACATTTAGGCGATACTTTTGTTAATATTTAAGTTGACAAAAATCAGCAACTCATTGCGGGTTCAGTTAACGGGCATGCGCATGTCCAAAGAAAGCACCAAACTACCGTAAAAAAAAAAGATTTCAAAATCGGTGTGAGGTACGATCTCCAGCTACATTGACAACGAGAAAAATAACAAAAAGGAATGTGAAAAATGAAAAGAAACAAGGCTGTTCTGTCTGCTGCTGCGGTGGTCATGGAGTTATGGGTTGTTTATATAGGAGCTTAGAGCGGAGACATAAACTTCTATTCGGTTGATGAAGACGAAGTGGTGGTCTCCTCCTGCTTCTGGTCGCCAAAGACACGCTGACGGAAATCTTTGACCATAAGTGGGAGTCCTTGGCGCAGAGCCACCTTTGGTTCCCAACCTAGAAGCTCTTTGGCCTTTGTTATGTCTGGTTTCCTCTTGTGTGGGTCGTCCTCTGTGTTTGGTCTAAACTCTATCTTTGCGTTCGGGTCTATCGTCTAAAATCGAAACAGGAGGAGACCAAAGTAGACTAGAGAGAGAGGGAGAGACCTTAGCGAGCTCGAGCATGGTGAATTCACCAGGGTTGCCAAGGTTAAATGGCCCAACGTGTTCTCCTTCCATCAACCTCATCAGACCCTCCACCTTTATCACATTCAAATGTACTTACACTCATAAACCAACAAATCCAACGTAAAGGAGAGACAACAAAAAAAGGAAGATAAATGTTTTTTTTTAACTCAGGGACATGGTACACAATAAAGCTCTTTTTTAGTGAGCCCCGGTCACAAATCTGATCCTAGAGAGTTGGTTTGCGCTATAAATAGAGATTCCGCATCAAACTTAGTGTTGAAACCTCAACTAACAATTCTCAACCACTTATTGTACGCTAGTGAGATCATCATTTGAAAATGTAACAATTGTGTATTACCAGGCCAAAATTTGAATATAGTAATAAACCTCCATGAAAGTTGAAAAAAGGATGGTAGTCTTGGTAATTAGAAGTAGGAGGAAAAGAGGGGGATTACCAGATCAGAGACAAACTGGAAACTCCTAGTCTGCTTGCCATCACCATAAACAGTCAATGGCTCTTTTCTTAATGCCTGCCAGCAATCATATTATTACCATTCTATTACTTAAAATCATCCTAATCCTAAAAAAAAAGAAAGCCTGTTACCTGGGCAACGAAGTTGCTAACAACACGACCGTCATCAATACACATCCTTGGCCCATAAGTGTTGAAGATCCGAGCAATCCTAACCTGGGATCCTCGTATTCAGTCATATTTTTCTGTATATAATTAAAGAATCAAAAAACACACAAACCTCAACATTGGCGCCTCTGTGGTAGTCCATGGCCAACGTCTCCGCCGTACGCTTCCCTTCGTCGTAGCAACTCCGAACACCTGTTCAAGTCAAACAACAGTAATATTCTGCATGAAGAATCATCAAATACGAAGTAGAAAGAAAGGGAAAGGGAATATTACCGATGGGATTAACGTTGCCCCAGTAAGTCTCAACCTGAGGGTGCTGCAGAGGATCTCCGTACACCTCACTCGTTGTGAACGGGAGAAGCCGGGCAGGCGAGATGGTAGATCTGGTCAACCTCAAGAAGGATGGGCTCGACGACGTCGTGCTTGATGAGCTCGAAGTTGGGGTTCCCGAAATGGTGCATCACGTTCTCTTTACTCCCCGTGAAGAAGTTATCGACGACGATCACATTGTCTCCTCTCGCCATCAATCTGTCCACCAGGTGTGACCCCACGAAACCGGCCCCACCGGTCACCACCACCCTTAGCCCTTTGCGTTTCAGACCCAGGGGAATCTTTCCTCCCACCGCCGGTCATGTACTCGATCCTGGATTTACTCTGAATCGAGGATCTCGTTCCGTATCCGGGAATCGGATGGAGAGAGAATCGTGAAGGCTAATGTGGCGATCGCGATGCCGACGAGAACGAAGAGGAGTCTCTGTTCCCGTAGCATGTAACTGATGACACGACGAATCGATACGAACCACGGCTTCATCGGCTTCCGGTAAAGAGATTGCGCTTCTCCTTGCTCCACCTCCATCTCCTGTCGCCGGTAAGTCATCTTCTTCTTCTTCTTCTTTAATTGAAATCTGGATCCAAATAATTAAGGAGAGAATTAATCGGTGTGTGTTTGAATTCCGAGTCGACCTTTAGGACGGGAGTGAAATGCGAAATGACTTTTCTCTTTTCTTTTTTTCTTTTAAGTAGAAGACGCGTTACGGTTTGTTTAAGCCTCCTCCTTCGCTTTTACTACAATATTACCCCCTGCAATTAGTTTTACATCTTTTTCTCATTTTGGCGTTTTTTTGGCATCTATTCATTAATATACCAATTACAGTTTCTTTAATTTGTCTTTATAAAATTAAATAATTCGTTTGGAATTATTTTTCAAAAAATTAAATAACTAATGATATTTAGGCATAAATTATACTACTCACTTTTATATTCATTGTTATTAACAATTCCTTACAGTTTTATCTATTCTATTAAAACTAAAACACCTTTTAAAAATAACCATTTCATTCATCATAATAATTACAACTTATGACACTGATACATAATTAATTAATCACAAATAATTTATTTTGTTAGATTATTCTCTTACCAAACTAACCATTATTCTCTAACCAAATTTACAATAAAATTAATTTTTTTATTTAAAATGTAACACACAAACTATAAATGTTTTTTAAAAACATATAACTTTTCTCAAATATATTTTAAAATTTGATGATTAATATTATTCACACATATATATTTGAATTGTAAAAATACAACACATCATTTACAACATATTATAATTCAGTTTAATATATTCCTCAAAAATAAATAAGAAGTCAAATTTATTTGCCATATAAAAAAAAACTTAAAGACAAATCTATCTATTTTATTAAACCATAAGTACGTTTTATTTGACATAAAATATTTATTTTGAAAAGATAGATTTATTAATATATGCATAAACATACAATTCGATGTTTTAATTTAAAAATAAAAATACTTTCAAAAATGGTTAATGTAGTTAAAATTATTAATTAATGAATATGTTATATAACATATCATTTTGATTGGTTTAATATCAGAAACTAACAACTTACAAACAATTAAAGATCCTCTATCTATAATGAATGTTATATATTTCAAATTGAAAACATCTATACAAACGCATGCAACTATTACATTCCTATCTTGGGAAGAATTTCACATGTATATTCTATTAAAAAATTATCAGTGCAGATGCTTAGATTTAAGAGAAACTCTAGTATTTTAGGAGAGTAACAGATCATCAAGAGAATTTTTTAAAAAACTGAATACATCACTATTATTTTAAAATTCATTAGCTTCATATTTCTCAACATTTTTGTGATTTTTTTTTTCTTTTTTTTCAGCTATTTTGTGATTCGGTCTCTTTTAATTTTCTTCTTCTGGGGTAAAAGAGAAAGATAACCCAGAATATTATTAAACGGGAAGTTATTGTTTAGGAGGTATACTGAAGCAAGAGCACATGTAATAACACAATTACACAGACAAATGGATTGTCTTGGATCGTTTCACGCATGGAAGCTAACACATTATTTCACTTCTCACCCACATTGACTAGTGAGATGATTGATTCAAACCTTGATCTTAGGCTTCTTCACGATCATCACCGAGCAATGAGCGTGATGAGCACAGTAATCACTCACGCTCCCGAGAACCGCCCTGTCAAAAACAAAGATAAGTGATGATTGTCAGGATGCTATGTATTTGAAAGATGGGGGATATACAAAGGATTTTTAAAAAGAAAGAAAAAGTTGACCTCTTGATAGCTCCATAACCATGGCTTCCAACAACGAGAAGAGAAGCATGGTGTTTATCAACAACCTCGCACAGGATATTCCTTGCATCGCCTTCAAAAACTACTATCATTGCGCCATGAACCTAGACAACAAACCAAACATTATTGTAGTATCTAACAAAAGAAAAAAGATAAAATTGTTAAGAAAAAGAAGGCGAAAACTTGTGGATTGTCTCAAAGGTTGATGCTTTTGAATGATAAAAGAGATTCACACGACCTAAAGCTCATCTAATCTAATACATGAGGACTGAATGCACATAAAAGTCCAAATCTTTTTCTATTCAAGCTTTGATCTATATAACAAAGCAGAATAAGGGAACAAGGTAGTCAATATATATCCATACCGACTTGCTCAGACAGAGAGCTTTGGCTTTCTCGATAACCTTAACAGCGGTATGCTTCAAATCAGCATCAACATAAGGCACAACCTCCGCAGTTCCTGACCCCACAAATCAATATCCATAAAAACAGAACCCTAGAAGAAGAAGTGTGAATGAAATCAAAGAGCTTACCGGGGCCAGCGAGACCAACGGCGGAGACGGCGTTAGGTTTGGCGTGGACGATGATGAGCTTGAAAGGGAAATTGGGAGCGTAGGGAGCGAAGAAACGATCGAGAGTCCACTCCAGTGCGTAGGTGCTTTGCTCACTTTCGTCCACACCCACTACCATCACTGGTTTCTCCTCTCCGGTAGCCATCACTCTCACCTATTCTCGGGCGCTGGATCTGTTGCTAGAAGATAACGCCCTCGCGACTAGATGATCCTAGAATGTACGCACAGAAACAAAAGCCTTTTACTCGTAGATAGAGTATAGTGTATATCTACTATACAAAGAAAGAGTGTGTCTACAAATACAACTGAAAGAGAAGGGTAATGTGATGACGTCCCTTAGTTACTTTAGTGGCCCATCAATGGGTTTACGGGCTTGAGGCTCAAATTAAGTTCAGTGGAGGATTTATTTGGGAACATGGATCTATGAAAGTATTCACAATGATAGGTTTGTGAAGAAAATGCAGCCCAAATACATTTCGAGCAATAGTTCCGACTTGACTAAACAAATTTATGAATGAACAATTCAATCCGTTAAAACAAATATTATATCATGAACATCTCATACAAAATAATACATGAGAGAATATTTTATTTTTTAAAGAGTTCTGAAACGAGCTTTTCTCTTTTTACAAAACAAAAAAAAATTCTATGAGAGTGTTTCAACATTCTTCTATCAAATAATTTGTTTGGTTAAAAGAAATTCATAAAGGTTAAAAAGGATGTGGACGTTTTTATTACAACGTTTTCCCTAACATCTGAGAATTCTTGATAGAGGCGTTGATTGAATCTGACGTCACTGATGATCACATGACATCTGAGATTATTTTATGTCAACAAGCAGTGAATAAATAAGCAAAAAGGCTGGGTTTGTCGGCCAA
The DNA window shown above is from Brassica oleracea var. oleracea cultivar TO1000 chromosome C3, BOL, whole genome shotgun sequence and carries:
- the LOC106331406 gene encoding universal stress protein A-like protein, which translates into the protein MATGEEKPVMVVGVDESEQSTYALEWTLDRFFAPYAPNFPFKLIIVHAKPNAVSAVGLAGPGTAEVVPYVDADLKHTAVKVIEKAKALCLSKSVHGAMIVVFEGDARNILCEVVDKHHASLLVVGSHGYGAIKRAVLGSVSDYCAHHAHCSVMIVKKPKIKV